The DNA segment CCGACGTGCGAGCGAGCGGGGGCTGCGTCCGATCCGGAACTGGATCTGGTCGAGTGCCCGCTCTCGCCGCTCCGCGGTGACGGTGATCCCCTCCATCTCGATCGGGTCCAGAAGCAATTCGATGTCCACTCCGTAGGTCGCATCTTCCCTACGCGCCATCAAGGGAGGGCTGAGGAAAGGGAAATAGCCGAGGTGCTGCACGAGGATCATCAGCTCTCCCGGACGATCGGCCCGCAGTGCGTACTCGCCGGCCTCCGCCGTCAAGGCGGTGGACACGACGCTGGAATCCTCCGCGTGCAGGAGCTGTATCAGCGCGGCCGAGACCGGAAGGCCCGTCGCCGCATCCACGACGTTCCCGACGATGGTCTGGCCGTCCACGGGGTGCGCGAGCAACAGCGGGACGGCGGCAAGCGCGATCGCCACCTTGCCGAGCCAGACGGTGCTGTCCGATCGGTTCATCGTTTCACATGCAGCGACCATATCCGTATGCTCGGTTGACCCGTTTCCGACACGCGGTTCTCGAACGCGGCACCCGAGCCAGCGAAGCCGCTCAAGAGGTCGGGAAGCCGAGTTCGCGCGTGCACGGTACCCAGATCCAGATCCCAGACCTCGATCCGGGTCTCATAGACCGAAGAAAGTCCGTCGGGTGCGCTCCAGATCACCTTGCCGGACGGACTCCTGGTCTCTTTCATGGCTGACCTCCAATCCGGACGTAGGCTCCAAAGCAGGATGACAAGAAGTCCCTCACGAACCTGGAGATCCTCGACCCGGTTCGGGGGCGGGTTCTCGGGGCTCCACGCCCCGGGGAGGGCCGGAAGATCGTTCAGTACCTCTCCCCTGAGTCCGCCCAGCCGCGTTCCGTCCTGTCCCCAGACCTCGAGGTCCAGGCGGTAACGCGGCATCGAGAAAACGACTCCGGACTCATCGACTGCCACGTGCCTTTGCAGATCGAAGTCCGTCGAGTCCTTGCCCCGACCTCTACACCGAACGAGCGGACTGTGATGCCCCTATCCAGGATATGAAGGGGAGTTGCTGACCTTCGGAGGTCCCGACTGCAGCGGCGACCCCGATCTGGCCCTCCGGGCGGGGCAGAGCGTCGAGAACGTGCCGTGAACGGGGAATCTGAGAAGCACGCCGTCGTCGGTGAACACCGACTGGCGCTGATGGCCCAGTCCAGGACGTGCACGCGGCCCGCCGCCTCAACGAACACCGGCCCGGGAATGGGGCGCGGAACTCGCCGGGGCTGACCTTCTTGACCGGCTGTCCGCGGGATGCCGGCCTCATCCATGAGGTACCGGTCAGTCCGATCCGGTCGACCGGTCGCGTCACGATCACCATCCGGTTTCCTCCAGGAACGGGTTCGGTGCCATGGAGAGGTCCGAGTCCTCGACCGTGAACCGGGGGCGGACGACCAGGCAATCCGAGCAGGGGTGTTCACGGCTCACGACTGCGTCGAAGCCATCCGGTGCCCGTGTGAACGCAGGCTGATGGACACCGCCTGGCGGTTCTGTGCAGGAGGCTGCGCGGCTCCGGCGAGGAGTAGTCTCCCGAACACGCGGTGCCGCGTCTCCCCGCGTC comes from the Gemmatimonadota bacterium genome and includes:
- a CDS encoding carboxypeptidase regulatory-like domain-containing protein, encoding MNRSDSTVWLGKVAIALAAVPLLLAHPVDGQTIVGNVVDAATGLPVSAALIQLLHAEDSSVVSTALTAEAGEYALRADRPGELMILVQHLGYFPFLSPPLMARREDATYGVDIELLLDPIEMEGITVTAERRERALDQIQFRIGRSPRSLARRPILRDEIVKQLERGNNLVDLIRSTPSLFVSIREGNSGPCFFLRNRYCLRVYMDGYPLAGDVISILPLDMIESVTVILPNETIVYPTGAILLFTRGPTR